The segment CTCGATAGCGTACGTGCGCAGGTCGCGCAGTCACCAATCGCACGCATGGTGTCGAGTCCGAGCCAATCGCCCCCCTTGTTGACGAACGAACGTTCATTTCGGTATCCCTACCGGATCCGTGGGAGCACGACCCGCCACTGCCCAGCCGTCGGGGCCGAAGGTTTCGACGCCGGCCCTGCCGACCCGCGAGGCGATCCTCGACGCGGCGGAGGTCCTGTTCGCCGAGCGCGGCGTCGACGGGGTCGCCGTGCGCGACCTGGCGCGCGAGCTCGGGCTCACGCCGTCCTCGCTCTACAACCACTTCCCGAGCAAGCAGGCGCTCTACGAGGCGGTGCTCGAGCGAGGCTTGAAGCCCTTCGCCGAGCTCTTCGGCGAGGAGGCCGACCCGGGCGAGATCACGCCCGCGGGCGTGCGGCGCATCGTGAACGCGATCGTCGAGCACCTGGCCGCGCACCCGCACCTGGCGCGCCTGGTGCAGCGCGCGCTCATCGAAGAGACGACGAGCGTCCAGGATCTGATCGAGCGCTGGATGCACCCGCTCTACGAGAAGGGCTCGGCGGTCGTCCGCCACGTCTCCGACGACGCCGACTGGGACGAGCGCGAGGTGCCGCACCTCGCGATCGGGCTCTTCGCGATGGTGTTCGCCTTCTTCGTCAACGTCCCCGCGCTCCGGCGCATGAAGGGACGTCGCGGCGAGGGGTTCCCCGTGACGGCGCTCGAGAACCAGAAGCGCTTCCTCGAAAAGGCCATCTACCGACTCGTCGGTCCCCGCAGCGCCACCAGGGGGACGCGCGCGTCCGCATCTCGTTAGCCGGAGGATTCATGGCAGAAGCTGCTGAGAAGGTCGAAGGACACGGCGCCCGCATCACCGACGAAGGCATCGCGCGCATCCGCGCGCGCATCGGCAAGGGCTTCGAGGGACGTCGCCCGTGGCGTACCGAGGTGACGAAGGACGCCGCGTACCACATGGCCCTCGGCATCGGCGACCTCTCGCCGCTCTACCACGACGAGGCGTACGCCAAGAAGACGAAGTGGGGCGGCCTCCTCGCGCCCTACATCATGATCCAGACCTTCGACACGCTGCGCTCGGTCGGCCACAGCGGTCTTCCCGAGGGGCTCCCGGGCGTCCACTCCATCTGGACGGGCTCGCTCTTCGAGTGGAAGCGCCCGCTCAAGGTGGGCGACGCGATCCGCGCCGACTCGTACTTGAAGTCCGTCGAGGAGCGCGAGAGCAAGTTCGGCGGCGGCCGCTCGGTCTACCAGACCTACGAGGCCGTCTACCACGATCAGACCGGCGACGAGATCGGGCTCCGCAACGACACCTGGATCCGCATCGAGCGTCACAAGACCGCCGAGACCAAGAAGTACGGCGCCATCGGGCTCGCGAAGTGGAAGCCGGCGGACGTCGAGCGGCTCATGGCCGAGTATGCTGCCGAGACACGCGCGACCGAGCGCTGGTGGGACGACGTGAAAGTGGGCGACGAGCTGCCGAAGCGCGTGAAGGGCCCGCTCACGCCGACCGCCGAGATCGCCTTCGAGTCGCAGCTCGGCATCTACCTCGTCGGCAACAAGGTGGCGGCGAACCTCTACGCGAAGCACCCGAAGCTCTTCATCGTGAACGAGCAGGGCGTGCCGGAGCCGCCGCAGCGCGTGCACTGGGACAACGAGTTCACGACCCGGCTGCTCGGCCTGCCCGGCGCGTACGACCTGGGGCCCGAGCGCTGCGCGTGGCTGATCCAGGTCTGCACCGACTGGATGGGCGACGCCGGGCACCTGGCGCGCCTCGAGTGCAAGTACCTCAAGTTCAACTACATGGGCGACGTCTCCTGGATCCGCGGTACGGTCGCGGAGAAGCTCGAGCGCGACGGCAAGGCCTACGCACGCGTCAAGGTCGAGTGCGTGAACCACCGCGACGAGCTGACGGCCGCCGGCACGGCCGACGTGGAGCTGCCGAAGCGCTGAGCTAGAGGACGAAGGTCGCGATCGCGCGCGCCAGTGCCTGCGGCTGATCCTCCGGCGTGAAGCTGTAGGCGTCGTCGATGAGCGCGACGCGGCCCTGCTTCAGCCGGGCCGCGTACGCCCTCGCCTTCTCGACCGGGAAGACCTGATCCTCGGGCGACCACGCGAAGAGCACGGGCCGGTCGAAGCCGGCGATGAGGCGCAGGCCCGCTTCGTGGAGCGCCACCGCCGAGGCCGAGGACATCACCTTCGTCGCGTCGCGCAGCACGTCGTCCTCCCGAAGGCATGGCAGGACGTATGAGTCGAAGGCGAGGTCGTCGATGGGGCGCTTCAGGAGCAGCCCGTAGGCGGCCGGCGTCATGCGAATCGAGCGGTCTTCGAGGGGCGTGAGGAGCTGGCGGAGACCCTGCGGGCTCTGTGCCGCCTGCGGGAGGACACCGAACGCCTCGGGTGGGAACGCGTCGTCGATGGTCTCGCAGGAGTTGAGGACCAGGCGCGCGATGCGCTGCGGGCGCGCGGCCGTCGCGATCTGCGAGTAGCAGCCGCCGGAATCGTTGCCGACGAGCGTCGCGGCAGAGAGGCCGAGGGCGTCGATCGCGTCGGCGATGAGCTTGCCGCAGCCGGGGGGCGTGAGATCGGCGCCAGGGTCGAGCGCGATGCGGTGCGAGCCGAAGGGCAGGTCGAGCGTGATGCAGCGGAAGCGGTCGGCGAGCGCGTCGACGACGCGGCGCCACAGGTTCGCGTTCGCGAGCCAGCCGTGGGCGAAGACGAGGGCGGGACCGTCGCCGCGCTCGAAGTACTGGAGCGTGCCCTGGCGGAGGGGCAGCGTCCGCGGCTCTCCCAGCATGGGCGAGCGCCAGAGGTGGGTCGGGGTCTCGGACGAGCGGGGCTCGGAGTGGGTCGTCTGCATGGGGGGCTCCTTCGGGGGTTGGGCTGCCGGCTCCTAAGCAGACCGACAGTCGGTATGGATAATCTGTTAGCGTACCGTCGGTCGGTATGTCAAGATCCCGCTTCGTGAACAGGAAGGCCGAGCAGGGGCAGGCGACCCGCGAGCAGCTCGTCGCCGCCGCCACCAAGCTCTTCGCCTCGCAGGGCTACGCGGCGACGTCGATCGAGCAGGTCCTCAACGAGTCGGGCGTGAGCCGCGGCGCGCTCTACCACCACTTCGACAGCAAGGAGGCGCTCTTCGAGGCCGTCCTCGAGGCCGTCGAGGCGAGCATCGCGACGTCGATCGCGCAGGCGGCCGCTCGCGCGAAGAACGCCGTCGAGGCGCTGCGAACCGGCTGCAACGCGTGGCTCCGGATCGCCGAGGATCCGGCCGCGCACCGTATCGCGCTGGTCGACGCGCCGTCGGTCGTCGGCTGGCAGCGCTGGCGCCAGATCGACGAGCGCCACGGCTTCGGGCTCTTGAAGCGCGCGCTCGAGGCCGTGGCGGCCGAGGGACGCCTTCGTCCCGAGCTGGTGGACGTCCTCGCACACATGCTGCTCGCGGCCCTGCTCGAGGTGACGCTCGTCATCGCGCGTGCGCCCGATCGCGCCAAGGCGCGCCGCGCGGGCCAGGCCGCGGTCGACGCGTTGCTCGACAAGCTCCTCGCGACGTGAGCCCGCCGCGCGCGCTCAACCCTTGGGCTCCAGGCGCGCGCGATCGTCGAGCAGGTCGCGCAGGCGGCGCGAGAGCGTCTGACAGATCGCGATTGCGATCGCGGGCTGCGTTTCCATGGTCTGGAGGACCGCGTCGCGCGACAGGCGCAGGAGCCGCACCGTCCCGACGGCCGTCGCCGAGGCCGCGCGCATCTCGCCGTCGAGGATCGCCATCTCGCCGAAGAACTCGCCCGGCTTGAGGGTCCGGATGGGGATCCCCGCCTTGGTAACGAGCACGTCGCCCTCCACGATGACGTAGAGGCCGTCGGTGAGATCGCCCTCGGTCACGATCGGGGCGCCGGCGGGGAACGTCACCTTCTCGACGGCCGCCGCGAGATCGGCGAGCTGCTGCGTCGTCAGTCGCTCGAAGAGGTCGAGGCTGCGCAGGTGCAGGAGCGTCTCGATGTCGGGTGCCATGGCGGGCGCGTTCGTCCCGTATGGCACGGAGCCGTGATTCCCGTCGAGCTGGAGGCGCGCGCGCGTCTCGGCGTCGAGCGTGCCGTGGAGCAGCGCGGCGGTCAGCGCATCGCCGTCGGTCGCGAGCGCCCGCGCCGCGTCGTCGAAGGACGGCGGCGCGCTGCCGAGGAGCCGTCCGGCGCGCGCCGCGATCGCATGCGGGCTCTCGCGCTCGAGGAGCGGGAGCAGGCGCTCGGCGTCCTCCGCCGGCAGCACGGCCTCCAGGGCCTCCAGGAGCACCGCGCGCTCGCGGCTGCTCGTCGTGCTCCGCAGGAGCTCGCTCGCGCGACCGATGCGCTCGTCGTCGAGCGCCGCGGCGAGGAGGAGGAGCGCGGTGTGGGCGTTCTCGTCGACGCGCTCGCGCAGGCGTCGCAGCACGATGTCCGCCGCGCCCCCGGCGCGCAGCGCTTCGCCCTGCACGAGGAGACGGAGGCTCGCCTCGACCTCACGGTCGACCAGCCCCTGCAGCGCCTGCTCCTCCTCCGGCATCTCGCGCAGGATCGGCAGGGCCCTGGCGCGTGCGGCCAGCCGTCCGAAGCGCAGCGTCTCGCAGAGCGCACCGACGGCGGCGGGACCCAGCGCCCGCAAGGCCTCCTGCGCCGCGGCGGCTTCGCCGGCGTCGGGCGCCGCCAGACGCCCGGCCGCCCAGCGCGCTTCTTCGGCGACACCCGAGGCTCCGACGAAGCGCAGCACCGCCGTCCGCACGCGCACGTCGTGGTCGTCGCGATGCGCGAGGAGCGCGGGGCCCAGCGCCGAGACGCGCGCACCGTACCGTTCCGCGACGTCAGCGAGCGCGAGTGCGGCGTGTGGTCGATCGTCGGGATGGTCGAGCCGGGCCGCGAGGCGCCGCAGGTGCCGGAGGGCGTCGGCGGATGCGGGCTCGGCGTCACGACGCAGCAGCTCGGCGCGCAGCTCCTCGCGGACGATCTGGCGCGTCGCCGCGTCCTCGCTCTCGAGGGCCGAGGCGAGGAGGTCCTCGAGGTCGCTTCGACGCTCGAGGCGACACAGCGCCGCGACGGCTGCCAGACGGACGGCTTCGCGCTCGTCGCCGGCGGCCGTGTCGAGCACGCGACGCCGCTCCGGCTCGCCGGCCGCCGGGCCCAGCAGGCGTGCGAACGCCTGGACGAGGTTCGCCCGGTCGATCGTGTCGAGACCGTCGGGCGCAGTGAGGAGTGCCGCGACCGCATCCGCCGCGGACTTGCTCCGCAAGGTCGTCCCCTCGAGGATCCGGTCGAGCGCCGTGATGAGGAGCCGCCGGTTCGCGGGCGGTGCCGCGCCGAGCGCCCGCGCGAGCGTCGCGACGGCGCGGGTGGGCGGCGCCTCGGCGACGAGCGCGCACGCAGCGCGACATCGTGCGAGGTCGGGGCTCTCGAGGCTCTTGCCGATGCCGCGCAGCGTGGATGTGTCGAGCAAGACGGC is part of the Candidatus Eisenbacteria bacterium genome and harbors:
- a CDS encoding MaoC family dehydratase N-terminal domain-containing protein, which gives rise to MAEAAEKVEGHGARITDEGIARIRARIGKGFEGRRPWRTEVTKDAAYHMALGIGDLSPLYHDEAYAKKTKWGGLLAPYIMIQTFDTLRSVGHSGLPEGLPGVHSIWTGSLFEWKRPLKVGDAIRADSYLKSVEERESKFGGGRSVYQTYEAVYHDQTGDEIGLRNDTWIRIERHKTAETKKYGAIGLAKWKPADVERLMAEYAAETRATERWWDDVKVGDELPKRVKGPLTPTAEIAFESQLGIYLVGNKVAANLYAKHPKLFIVNEQGVPEPPQRVHWDNEFTTRLLGLPGAYDLGPERCAWLIQVCTDWMGDAGHLARLECKYLKFNYMGDVSWIRGTVAEKLERDGKAYARVKVECVNHRDELTAAGTADVELPKR
- a CDS encoding TetR family transcriptional regulator, with the protein product MNRKAEQGQATREQLVAAATKLFASQGYAATSIEQVLNESGVSRGALYHHFDSKEALFEAVLEAVEASIATSIAQAAARAKNAVEALRTGCNAWLRIAEDPAAHRIALVDAPSVVGWQRWRQIDERHGFGLLKRALEAVAAEGRLRPELVDVLAHMLLAALLEVTLVIARAPDRAKARRAGQAAVDALLDKLLAT
- a CDS encoding alpha/beta hydrolase; the protein is MQTTHSEPRSSETPTHLWRSPMLGEPRTLPLRQGTLQYFERGDGPALVFAHGWLANANLWRRVVDALADRFRCITLDLPFGSHRIALDPGADLTPPGCGKLIADAIDALGLSAATLVGNDSGGCYSQIATAARPQRIARLVLNSCETIDDAFPPEAFGVLPQAAQSPQGLRQLLTPLEDRSIRMTPAAYGLLLKRPIDDLAFDSYVLPCLREDDVLRDATKVMSSASAVALHEAGLRLIAGFDRPVLFAWSPEDQVFPVEKARAYAARLKQGRVALIDDAYSFTPEDQPQALARAIATFVL
- a CDS encoding cyclic nucleotide-binding domain-containing protein; translation: MAALAERWQRAFEIEPGEGRVLATGAVALFLIEWASVSVTNVSETFFLKRIGVERLPLVFLVNSILLAGTSVAVGRIAARSDQRRLLGRVLLVFGFLLLPLWALVIARVTSAFAVLVVVAKQIDAIAVLVFWTVLGGLVTARQGKRLFGLMTAGGTLGTICGSFASAPLAHAFGIPTLLPIAAALLGLGALATRPLRQRQPVRARRAARREDTAHRRFWVLWRGWLFRVLVVSSLLAGVLGPMLYFEFSYVADLATRGATGEQRLLDLYAVIRGWINVGVLALQVLGTSALFRWLGVPLAAAVSPVIYLLGLAGLCLRTSLPAGVGAMAGATLQDHAVYDPAQRILLTLFPEHVRATVTALVDGAAKRVGAVAGNLVVIAILGVGSAAWVGWIGLPVAVLWLVLALMLWWQYPTLLLEVAAAEHGGAGSPKPLAVLLDTSTLRGIGKSLESPDLARCRAACALVAEAPPTRAVATLARALGAAPPANRRLLITALDRILEGTTLRSKSAADAVAALLTAPDGLDTIDRANLVQAFARLLGPAAGEPERRRVLDTAAGDEREAVRLAAVAALCRLERRSDLEDLLASALESEDAATRQIVREELRAELLRRDAEPASADALRHLRRLAARLDHPDDRPHAALALADVAERYGARVSALGPALLAHRDDHDVRVRTAVLRFVGASGVAEEARWAAGRLAAPDAGEAAAAQEALRALGPAAVGALCETLRFGRLAARARALPILREMPEEEQALQGLVDREVEASLRLLVQGEALRAGGAADIVLRRLRERVDENAHTALLLLAAALDDERIGRASELLRSTTSSRERAVLLEALEAVLPAEDAERLLPLLERESPHAIAARAGRLLGSAPPSFDDAARALATDGDALTAALLHGTLDAETRARLQLDGNHGSVPYGTNAPAMAPDIETLLHLRSLDLFERLTTQQLADLAAAVEKVTFPAGAPIVTEGDLTDGLYVIVEGDVLVTKAGIPIRTLKPGEFFGEMAILDGEMRAASATAVGTVRLLRLSRDAVLQTMETQPAIAIAICQTLSRRLRDLLDDRARLEPKG
- a CDS encoding TetR/AcrR family transcriptional regulator; its protein translation is MGARPATAQPSGPKVSTPALPTREAILDAAEVLFAERGVDGVAVRDLARELGLTPSSLYNHFPSKQALYEAVLERGLKPFAELFGEEADPGEITPAGVRRIVNAIVEHLAAHPHLARLVQRALIEETTSVQDLIERWMHPLYEKGSAVVRHVSDDADWDEREVPHLAIGLFAMVFAFFVNVPALRRMKGRRGEGFPVTALENQKRFLEKAIYRLVGPRSATRGTRASASR